GGCAGCAAAACAGCCAGTTATCACTCAATGCTGAAAGCATCGTCTGGAAACAGCAACAATGGCTTGAGCCAGTGATTACCGCAGAGATGAGCGATGAAGTGCTCTATATTGATGACCTTAGCACCCGCATCCAAGGGGGCTTTGTGCAACTGGCTGGGCAATTTGACCGCAAGCAAGCCAATTTTGACCACTTAAACTTGAGTGGTGTGGCGTGGCTAGCACAAAGAGGCGACCGCTCACTGCTCAACACCTTGCCTGAATGGGAGAGAATTTCTATCGAGCAACTTTTGGTGCGAAATGGCCAATATATCGATCTGAAATCGGTACCGAAAAGACAGGTATCAGGACTAAACATCACTGGAAAATCACTGCTCATCAAAGATAAGACCAACCTAGGCGTGTTGGCTGGTGAACTAAGAGCCACTGCCAACAGCATGAGCTACGGGCCACTGATAGCAGCGCAATCATTAGTAGAAATGCACGCCACTCAAGGCACAAGCTACTTAGATAAGCTGATCATTCCTATCAACGAAGGATTGGTTCGCGCTCAAGGCGAATGGGAATTTGCCAAAGTCAGCCAGCCGTGGCACCTCAAATTTGCTGCAGATGGTTACCCACTTGACCTAGATACCTCGACCCGACTGCCTGAATTGGAGTTTCTCGGTCCAAGCGATGTTCAATTTGAACTGCGAGCACTGGCGGGTGATGAAGCTATGTTAGCGCACAGTTTAGGTGGGTTTGCTCGCATATCACTGCCTGATGCTACCCTTCCCGCCGACATTGCAGAGCTCATGACAGGTCAAAACCAAGCGGTTCAATTGACCTTTAGTGAGATCACTTTGCAAGCCGATAGAGGGCGAGTCACACTAGACGCTAGCCCTATCAGCAGCGAATCACTGAGTGGGAAACTGTCTGGTAGCTTGGATCTCACCGAGCCGGAGAAAAGTACCCTTGGCATAGAGCTACAAGGGCCATGTGGCAGCTGGCAGAAGCTATTTATACAATCAGAGCTTCGCCAGCTGTTTAGAGAGTGCGCAACACGCTAATCTCTAGGTAGCAACATGTAGGTGCCCGTGAACTCGACCGCTTCGACATCACCACTGTAAATAATGGTTTTGATGATAACCCTAGCTCGGCGTCCGTTCTCAAGTCTATCTAGATCACCACTGATGCCATCGAGTGAAGTCACCGCTAATGGGCTTTCGGTCACTGGGTGTCTGTAACGAATATGGCTATCTGCCAGCACGATATCTGCCTGCAAGTTGCGCTCTTTCATCAATAGCCAGGTCATCCCCCAGCCAGTCAAGGTTGCTAAGGTAAATGCAGACCCTGCAAACATGGTGTTGTGCGGATTGAGGTTCGGGTTTAACTGTGCAGCACACTCAAAGCGGTAGCCTGTGTACTGATTGATTTTGATCCCCATCTTGTCACTGATAGGGATTTGCTGCTCCCAGCGCTGCTGTAGCTCGGCGCACCATTCAGGGCGGCGTAACACGTTTGCCAGTGGGTCGAGCTCTTTGACCATTTGCTGGTGACGCACAGGTCCACGCTCATCCCCAAGCTCGCCATGACTGGTAAAGCCGTTTTGCTCATAAAAGGCGATGGCGTCTTGGCGTGCGTTACACACCAGTCGCTTAACGCCTTCTTGACGCGCCAATGACTCTAAAGCCACCAGTACCAGCGAGCCCAATCCACGATTGCGACGATTAGGCTTTACCGCCATATAACGTATCTGACCATCATCATCTGGGGTAATGTAGAGGCGACCAATCGCCATCGGTCGCCCTTTACTGTCCACAATCATGCGATGATGGCTCATTGGGTCAAATTCATCACGCTCTGAGCCAATAGGGAGTTGCCATGGTTCACGCAGCATTTTCCAGCGAAAGTGGTAATACTTGTTATGCTGGTTATCGGTTTTTGGAGTGATGAGTTTAAACATGAATATCCTTATTCTCAGTTGATTGAACTGAGTGTTTTTACTCGCTCCCACGCTCCTGCGTAGGGAAGTCGTTTAAGCAAACTGTTCGCTGTGAGTTTTTTACACCTGAAGCCAAAATGTTACTGGACCATCATTGACCAGTGACACCTTCATATCCGCCCCGAAGCGACCACGCTCGGTTGGAAGGGTTTCAGCACACTTGTCGGCAAAATAGTCGTACCACTTCTCGGCATCGGCTGGGTGTGCTCCGCGAGAAAAGCCTGCTCGCGTGCCTTTTTTAGTATCCGCAGGCAGTGTAAATTGAGACACCACCAGAACCTTTCCGTTCACTTGTTGAACATTAAGGTTCATTTTGTCTTCTTCATCGCCAAACACGCGGTAAGTGAGCACACGTTCCACCAAGCGTTTTGCCTTAGCTTCATCATCATCTTTTTCCACCCCGAGCAGGACTAACAGGCCTTTATCGATCTCGCCAACAATCTCGCCGTCTACTTTTACCGACGCTTCACTTACTCGTTGTATCAGTGCTATCACTTGGTGTTCCTTGGGTTGGTGTTTCAGTTACTAGGTGCTTACTGTACCACAAGTCACGCTCACTCAAACTGGCGGTGATTTCTGCACCAAGTAAAACAATCAACCAACACAAATATACCCAGACGAACAAAATAGGAATGGCGGCTAACGCCCCGTATATCAACTGATAAGATGGGAACTGAGTGATATACATGGCAAAACCTTTCTTACTCAATTCAAACAAAATGGCCGCGATTAAAGCACCCGTGACGCCATCCACCACGCCAATCTTTTTATTAGGTACCAGCATGTACAAACCCAGAAAGCCCAGCAGCGACAATAGGAAAGGCAACCAACGCAAAAATTCAGTGGTGAGCGTTGATACTGTGTCGTTGGCGAGAAAGCTTAGCGAAGTAATGTAAGAAGTGGCAGCGATACTCGCCCCAGCCATGATTGGGCCTAGTGTTAACACCATCCAATACATAGAAAAGGAATAGACTCGGCGACGCTTTTCCTGCACTCGAAAGATGTAATTTAGGCTCTTATCGATATTGGAAATCAGCATCAAAGCGGCCACAAACAAAAACGCACCACCCACAGCAGACATCTTGCCCGTGTTTGCCACAAAATCATTCAGCGCCGATTTAACCGCAGTACCTGCTGCTGGCACAAAATTGTTGATGACGAAATCTTGTAGCAGCTCACCAACGTTGGCGAAGACTGGAAACTTGGACAACACCGATAGCAACACCGTTAAAAGTGGCACTAATGAAAGCAGCGTGATGTAAGCC
This portion of the Vibrio sp. SCSIO 43136 genome encodes:
- the dtd gene encoding D-aminoacyl-tRNA deacylase translates to MIALIQRVSEASVKVDGEIVGEIDKGLLVLLGVEKDDDEAKAKRLVERVLTYRVFGDEEDKMNLNVQQVNGKVLVVSQFTLPADTKKGTRAGFSRGAHPADAEKWYDYFADKCAETLPTERGRFGADMKVSLVNDGPVTFWLQV
- a CDS encoding bifunctional GNAT family N-acetyltransferase/hotdog fold thioesterase, translated to MFKLITPKTDNQHNKYYHFRWKMLREPWQLPIGSERDEFDPMSHHRMIVDSKGRPMAIGRLYITPDDDGQIRYMAVKPNRRNRGLGSLVLVALESLARQEGVKRLVCNARQDAIAFYEQNGFTSHGELGDERGPVRHQQMVKELDPLANVLRRPEWCAELQQRWEQQIPISDKMGIKINQYTGYRFECAAQLNPNLNPHNTMFAGSAFTLATLTGWGMTWLLMKERNLQADIVLADSHIRYRHPVTESPLAVTSLDGISGDLDRLENGRRARVIIKTIIYSGDVEAVEFTGTYMLLPRD
- a CDS encoding AsmA family protein, which codes for MRKVLALIVLLVCFGLASVLVLFGLLHTQFATPMVNYIAPKLFKTPIQIDSVEYQSPYHLSLHGVEISTSAEPLYVENIQLWLNPDLIQQQKLAVDSLLLSGFSLQQGLPSLDWPSHIKLHQLAIDHFDYSDNDVIVRELALQVKNPQPTRETGIPWYGEWQASAQQVYWQGEAIDQILIDGDFLPDSQKIYGLSFNWQGANFATQAQRHAQKWQLLNTTVNNLTLNQEQLNALPAQLTTPLLNADIEVERFDLLNANIKLDEFSATQLDVTLENWHSNLALWQQNSQLSLNAESIVWKQQQWLEPVITAEMSDEVLYIDDLSTRIQGGFVQLAGQFDRKQANFDHLNLSGVAWLAQRGDRSLLNTLPEWERISIEQLLVRNGQYIDLKSVPKRQVSGLNITGKSLLIKDKTNLGVLAGELRATANSMSYGPLIAAQSLVEMHATQGTSYLDKLIIPINEGLVRAQGEWEFAKVSQPWHLKFAADGYPLDLDTSTRLPELEFLGPSDVQFELRALAGDEAMLAHSLGGFARISLPDATLPADIAELMTGQNQAVQLTFSEITLQADRGRVTLDASPISSESLSGKLSGSLDLTEPEKSTLGIELQGPCGSWQKLFIQSELRQLFRECATR
- a CDS encoding virulence factor BrkB family protein, encoding MTDLKRLGKSLDNLPFAPLLRELHNFSHYFLKRISHDRLTVSAGYMAYITLLSLVPLLTVLLSVLSKFPVFANVGELLQDFVINNFVPAAGTAVKSALNDFVANTGKMSAVGGAFLFVAALMLISNIDKSLNYIFRVQEKRRRVYSFSMYWMVLTLGPIMAGASIAATSYITSLSFLANDTVSTLTTEFLRWLPFLLSLLGFLGLYMLVPNKKIGVVDGVTGALIAAILFELSKKGFAMYITQFPSYQLIYGALAAIPILFVWVYLCWLIVLLGAEITASLSERDLWYSKHLVTETPTQGTPSDSTDTTSK